The window ATAAGAGAGCTACAGTAGCAAAGGCTCCTTATATTTCTCCTCCCCAAAAATTGTTTCGTACAGGCTATCATACCATTTCAATAGCCAGCACATTCCCGagtatatgtgcaaaatttggtccAGCATAAGGCAGACAGATTGCACTACAAATAAACTCAATACTTAAGAGGAGACATCAGGAAGATTAACTTAAAGTGGGCAACAAGGGCTATTAAAATTGAATGAGGTTTGTGTTTAAGGTGTACAAACTGATACCAATAGTTGTTCACCCAATAAGCCATAACACAATGAATATGAAGTACTTTACTAGTAAGTCTGCATTAGATGATGACAACAAGTAACAAGTTCTCTTCCTGGTCAAACAAATTTCCAGCAGCTAACCATGAACACCTCAGCACTGAAATCTATTTATTATCTGACTTGCGCATAAGGGTGTTACACAAAATGGGAAACTATATCCATAATGTCAAGAAATGAACAGAAATTACTAGAAGATAAGACCTTTATCATGTTTCAATAGCAACAGGGAAAAAAACATATAAGAATACCTTCTGCACTCTGGCAAGTAAACGAGTAAGATTGCTTTTTAAACTTCTCACTTGCTCAAGATTCTTCGTGCTAACATTCATAGCCAGTTCATCCAAAACTGGGTAAGCATCTCTCTCCAGCTCTGCCACGCTAGAGTCTAAGAATGTACAAACAATCTCCAAGGCAACCTCCAGCACCTGAAACTCAAAAGGGAGCTCAGCCTGCAGACCTTCGACAGCTTCTGGAACAGATAACCAGTTTCCAGCAGTTGGAAATTGTCCTTCATTATCTTGTTCAGCACTAGTACCATCAACCTTTGAAAGACTTTTATGAGGAAGTTGTTGCCTCAGTTGATCCACAAATGGGAGAACCTCTTGACGTAGAGGATCAAGCAACAATACCTCTTCAGCAGTAATTATGGCTCTTATAAACTCCAAATTGACAACCATGGCCTTCTCCCTTGCTGCAAGTTAAAAGAAAGGAACTTTTCAATTCCTCGAAACCCAATAtcacatttctttttttttaaagcaTTCTACTAGGTACAAGCAAATGCTAGGAGATACACATGTAAGCTAAACATAATGCTTAAGCTTCCTACAGTTAAGCTAAACATAAAAGTTCAGATATTTGTTGTTATAGTTGGAAACACATGAACAAATTTATAAGCAGTTAAAAGGGGCAAAAGAAATTAATATTACCAAGAATGCTAGAGGAGTGAGAGAAGATTGGGCCAAGAATCCTCAAGTCCCTAGCAGGAATTCCAGCACGTTTGATGATAGCGCTCTTATCCCACTctatcaactccgattgaccctGCTTATCGAATCTCATCCACAGCCTCGCCCCACCGACCTTCTTCTTCACCACTTTACTAGTCCCTGCCGTTGCCACAATTGAATTGCTGACAACTGCCCCATTTACCACCGGCGGAGGCGGCAACGGCGGCGCCATCGCTTTCTTCCTCCGGCGAATCGAAAATTGGCCCTTCCCCATAGCTCTCTCTGTATCTCTCTCACTCTCACCCCTTTCCCTTTAGAGTCTTCTGAGGCTGcgtaagccaaatataaaaaaagGAATAATATTGGAACAATTATTGAGTCGGCAATTAATGACCAATAATGACCAAACAAACTCCAAGCATCCAAGTTCAAGAAATTAATCAAAGCCTGCCGCACTTGAAGCGATCTGCAAAGCGTGATTGAAAACCATAGCACAGCAGCACAACGAATTGATTTTATCAACATTATCTATTTGCCATGGGAAATGGGAGCGCTCCATCTTTACGTAAATTTAAACAATCAAAAGGTCAAAGTGTAGCCACAATCTCTCTGCAGGCTCTTCAAGATAAATCTCTATCTACAAATAGAGTATAACATGAGCACCCATCCTTATATCCCAATAAGTTCATCAACCTTCTACCAAATTAACAATCATAACGTGTATATGATCGAGTACAATCTGACAATCATAGTTTTGTGTGAAataatcttcttctttttatttatgtATACAGCTTGGACAAGAAATTTTTTCCCCATTCATCAGTTAAATTATTGGCATGTACAAAACCAGTTAAACAAtcagaaaaattgaagaaaaaaactGCTTTTTCCCCAAATCTCAAACTTCAAAGCATAAACTTGCTAGTTTTTAATCAGATTATCCTCCCTTAAACAAAGAAGTGCCAATTAATCAcacgaaaaaaaaaatcaacctttTCTCCAAAATTTTCTTCCTCGACTTTTGCTCACATTTTCATAAGAACCACAAACGACATCAAATCGatcaaataaccaaaaaaaaaaaaaaaactacttaaCCAAAATATGGACATATTTTTATTTTGCCAATGAAAAAGGCTGACCTTTAATTGCTAATGAAGAAATTTGCAATGTGATTTCAGGTACAATGGAGAATTAATCAATTCAGGAGCTCAGATTTCTTCTCTCTTAAGGCTAAGGTATCTTCTTTTTTATCGAATCTTTTTCCTCTTTCTATCTACTTCTTTCTCGGTGACGTATCCCGTAGAAAAGGTATACTGCCCAAAATGACCTGTTATATTGCTTTCTTTATTTCTACTATCTCAGCCCCACAGGTTTCGCTATTCATGAAACAGCCCCTAATctatttatcacattcatttatctcaGTATATTTTAGTTTAATCTACTTTTGCGGCTACATTGAACATATTATTAGGATATTTATTATATGATCAAAAACTACATC of the Nicotiana tabacum cultivar K326 chromosome 7, ASM71507v2, whole genome shotgun sequence genome contains:
- the LOC107771710 gene encoding LOW QUALITY PROTEIN: magnesium transporter MRS2-4 (The sequence of the model RefSeq protein was modified relative to this genomic sequence to represent the inferred CDS: substituted 2 bases at 2 genomic stop codons) yields the protein MGKGQFSIRRRKKAMAPPLPPPPVVNGAVVSNSIVATAGTSKVVKKKVGGARLWMRFDKQGQSELIEWDKSAIIKRAGIPARDLRILGPIFSHSSSILAREKAMVVNLEFIRAIITAEEVLLLDPLRQEVLPFVDQLRQQLPHKSLSKVDGTSAEQDNEGQFPTAGNWLSVPEAVEGLQAELPFEFQVLEVALEIVCTFLDSSVAELERDAYPVLDELAMNVSTKNLEQVRSLKSNLTRLLARVQKVRDEIEHLLDDNEDMAQLYLTRKWIQNXXTEAHLGTIVSNSFIPVAPHLRRLNSARSRSGSLVSNHFNENDVEDLEMLLDAYFMQLEGTRNKILSVREYIDDTEDYVNIQLDNQRNELIQLQLTLTIASFAIAMETLIAGWFGMNIPCTLNHTEGVFWPFVTGITIGCIILFLLILGYARWKKLLGS